One genomic segment of Micromonospora sp. WMMC415 includes these proteins:
- the pknB gene encoding Stk1 family PASTA domain-containing Ser/Thr kinase, with amino-acid sequence MTAQARLLGGRYQVGELLGYGGMAEVHRGRDLRLGRDVAIKMLRTDLARDATFQMRFRREAQNAASLNHPAIVAVYDTGEEQAPTGETLPFIVMEFVNGRTLKEVLGAEGRLQPRRALEICADMCAALEFSHRHGIIHRDIKPGNVMLTQTGQVKVMDFGIARALASGATTMTQTSAVIGTAQYLSPEQARGEAVDARSDVYAAGCVLFELLCGHPPFVGDSPVSVAYQHVREAPPTPSDLNPEVNPAVDAIVLKALSKNPLNRYQSAGEMRADLLRAAAGRPVLATPVMREEETTQLAPAGAGYPPAAAGGSRTQQIPARVGDPRRRKASSWLIATFAALGVLAVIALVAALLWNREPTQAIVPTVTGMTQEAAFAEIRKANLTPDAGDPVFNATCKKGQVTDQSPGPDARLEPSQVVTVRVCGGPQEVSIPNNLVGGQYVSAAERLKELKLVPKRKDVDNEQPKGIVVKVTPDSGTAVAEGTEVVLEVSKGNVREVPDVVGETREDAEDELRDAGYKVRVQRGDPVPPEEAGRVVSQDPKAGSPLAKDGTVTIVVTVPQEEPTQEPTQDPTSTPTTPPTTPPPGGGGGGLPLFPTTPPARQSAD; translated from the coding sequence ATGACAGCGCAGGCCCGCCTGCTCGGTGGCAGGTACCAGGTCGGCGAGCTCCTCGGCTACGGCGGCATGGCCGAGGTGCACCGCGGTCGCGACCTGCGGCTCGGTCGGGACGTCGCGATCAAGATGCTCCGGACGGACCTGGCCCGGGACGCCACCTTCCAGATGCGGTTCCGCCGGGAGGCGCAGAACGCCGCGTCCCTCAACCACCCGGCCATCGTCGCCGTGTACGACACCGGCGAGGAGCAGGCGCCCACCGGGGAGACGCTGCCGTTCATCGTGATGGAGTTCGTCAACGGGCGGACCCTCAAGGAGGTGCTGGGCGCCGAGGGCCGGCTCCAGCCGCGGCGGGCGCTGGAGATCTGCGCCGACATGTGCGCGGCGCTGGAGTTCAGCCACCGGCACGGCATCATCCACCGGGACATCAAGCCCGGCAACGTCATGCTGACCCAGACCGGTCAGGTCAAGGTCATGGACTTCGGCATCGCGCGGGCCCTGGCCAGCGGTGCCACCACCATGACGCAGACCAGCGCCGTGATCGGCACCGCGCAGTACCTGTCGCCGGAGCAGGCTCGGGGCGAGGCGGTCGACGCCCGCTCCGACGTCTACGCCGCCGGCTGCGTGCTGTTCGAGTTGCTCTGCGGGCACCCGCCGTTCGTCGGGGACAGCCCGGTCAGCGTCGCGTACCAGCACGTACGGGAGGCGCCGCCGACGCCGAGCGACCTCAACCCGGAGGTCAACCCGGCGGTCGACGCGATCGTGCTCAAGGCCCTGTCGAAGAACCCGCTGAACCGCTACCAGAGCGCCGGCGAGATGCGCGCCGACCTGCTCCGCGCCGCCGCCGGCCGCCCGGTGCTCGCCACCCCGGTCATGCGCGAGGAGGAGACGACCCAGCTCGCCCCGGCCGGTGCCGGCTACCCGCCCGCCGCGGCGGGCGGGTCGCGGACCCAGCAGATCCCGGCCCGGGTCGGCGACCCGCGCCGCCGCAAGGCGTCGTCCTGGCTGATCGCCACCTTCGCCGCGCTCGGCGTGCTCGCGGTGATCGCCCTGGTCGCCGCGCTGCTGTGGAACCGGGAACCCACCCAGGCCATCGTCCCGACAGTGACCGGGATGACCCAGGAGGCGGCGTTCGCGGAGATCCGGAAGGCCAACCTGACGCCGGACGCCGGCGACCCCGTCTTCAACGCCACCTGCAAGAAGGGGCAGGTGACGGACCAGTCACCGGGCCCGGACGCCCGCCTGGAGCCGAGTCAGGTCGTCACGGTCCGGGTCTGCGGCGGTCCGCAGGAGGTCTCGATCCCCAACAACCTCGTCGGCGGCCAGTACGTCAGCGCCGCCGAACGGCTCAAGGAACTCAAGCTCGTGCCCAAGCGGAAGGACGTCGACAACGAGCAGCCGAAGGGCATCGTCGTCAAGGTGACGCCGGACTCCGGCACCGCGGTGGCGGAAGGCACCGAGGTCGTTCTCGAGGTTTCGAAGGGCAACGTCCGCGAGGTGCCGGACGTGGTGGGCGAGACCCGCGAGGACGCGGAGGACGAGCTGCGGGACGCCGGCTACAAGGTCCGGGTCCAACGGGGAGACCCGGTGCCGCCGGAGGAAGCCGGACGGGTCGTTTCGCAGGACCCGAAGGCGGGCAGCCCGCTCGCCAAGGACGGGACGGTGACGATCGTGGTGACGGTGCCGCAGGAGGAGCCGACCCAGGAGCCGACGCAGGATCCGACCTCGACCCCGACGACCCCGCCGACCACCCCGCCCCCGGGTGGTGGCGGAGGCGGCCTCCCGCTGTTCCCGACCACGCCGCCGGCCCGCCAGAGCGCCGACTGA
- a CDS encoding penicillin-binding protein 2 — MNAPLRRVGVVVIVLFGLLFANLNWIQAYKADEYRNSDYNGRVQVAEYKRKRGNIEAGGTAFAVSKETSGELTYLRTYPGGAQYAHVLGYKPVNLADRGIEKSENDFLAGTSDQLIANRVKDLFTGDQTAGGNVLLTISKRAQDVAFKQLRDNRNGVTKGAAIAIDPRTGAVQALVSMPSFDPNPLASHDTDEAAAAYNELERNPDGPLKNRALGEVLPPGSTFKIVVAAAALENGVTQETQIPAGASYTPPTSGTPIRNAAQSICPESQVPLKEAVRESCNTGFAQLGVRLGADAIKEKARQFGFEQDDLTVGRLGEGGHPVAASRTGSMENADGGDDPAALAQSSIGQRDVRMTPLQGALIAATVANGGSQMRPYLVRQLLGPDRTTDYYTARPRELRKPVSGQVATDLREMMVSVVEDGTGRNARISGYTVGGKTGTAQSGPNTRDHGWFIGFALDKDGNPVSAVCVLLEEAGDGGSAEAARIGGQIMRAAIADPGSR; from the coding sequence GTGAATGCACCCCTGCGCCGCGTCGGCGTCGTCGTGATCGTCCTGTTCGGGCTGCTCTTCGCGAACCTGAACTGGATCCAGGCCTACAAGGCCGACGAGTACCGCAACAGCGACTACAACGGTCGGGTCCAGGTCGCCGAGTACAAGCGCAAGCGCGGCAACATCGAGGCCGGCGGTACGGCGTTCGCGGTCAGCAAGGAGACCAGCGGCGAGCTGACCTACCTGCGCACGTACCCGGGCGGGGCGCAGTACGCCCACGTCCTCGGGTACAAGCCGGTCAACCTGGCCGACCGCGGCATCGAGAAGTCGGAGAACGACTTCCTCGCCGGCACCAGCGACCAGCTGATCGCCAACCGGGTCAAGGACCTGTTCACCGGCGACCAGACCGCCGGCGGCAACGTGCTCCTCACCATTTCGAAGCGGGCGCAGGACGTCGCGTTCAAGCAACTGCGCGACAACCGCAACGGCGTGACCAAGGGCGCGGCCATCGCGATCGATCCGCGTACCGGTGCGGTGCAGGCGCTGGTCTCCATGCCGAGCTTCGACCCGAACCCGCTGGCCAGCCACGACACCGACGAGGCCGCGGCCGCGTACAACGAGCTGGAGCGGAACCCGGACGGCCCGCTGAAGAACCGGGCGCTCGGCGAGGTGCTTCCCCCGGGCTCGACCTTCAAGATCGTGGTGGCCGCCGCCGCCCTGGAGAACGGGGTCACCCAGGAGACCCAGATCCCCGCCGGGGCCAGCTACACCCCGCCCACCTCCGGCACGCCGATCCGCAACGCCGCCCAGTCGATCTGCCCCGAGTCGCAGGTGCCCCTCAAGGAGGCGGTCCGCGAGTCGTGCAACACCGGCTTCGCCCAGCTCGGCGTCCGGCTCGGTGCCGACGCCATCAAGGAGAAGGCCCGGCAGTTCGGCTTCGAGCAGGACGACCTGACCGTGGGGCGGCTCGGTGAGGGTGGCCACCCGGTCGCGGCCAGCCGGACCGGCAGCATGGAGAACGCCGACGGCGGCGACGACCCGGCGGCGCTCGCCCAGTCCTCCATCGGGCAGCGCGACGTGCGGATGACCCCGCTCCAGGGCGCCCTGATCGCGGCCACGGTGGCCAACGGCGGCAGCCAGATGCGGCCGTACCTGGTCCGCCAGCTCCTCGGCCCGGACCGCACCACCGACTACTACACCGCCCGGCCGCGCGAGCTGCGCAAGCCGGTGAGCGGCCAGGTCGCCACCGACCTGCGCGAGATGATGGTGAGCGTCGTCGAGGACGGCACCGGCCGGAACGCGCGGATCAGCGGCTACACGGTCGGCGGCAAGACCGGCACCGCCCAGTCCGGCCCGAACACCCGCGACCATGGCTGGTTCATCGGCTTCGCGCTGGACAAGGACGGCAACCCCGTCTCGGCGGTCTGCGTCCTGCTGGAGGAGGCCGGCGACGGCGGCAGCGCCGAGGCGGCCCGGATCGGTGGCCAGATCATGCGGGCGGCGATCGCCGATCCGGGGAGCCGTTGA
- a CDS encoding serine/threonine-protein kinase, with protein sequence MLSPGVKLGNRYRLDERIASGGMGDVWRGTDQVLGRTVAVKSLLPALLDDPDFAERFRGEARTMATINHPGVVDVYDFGSDQQIAFLVMEYVEGDALSATLSRVGRLTPARTMALVAQAADALHAAHVKGIVHRDVKPGNLLVRPNGTLVLTDFGIARSDLVAQLTAAGSVLGTASYISPEQAIGGVATPASDVYALGVVAYQCLAGRRPFEGDNPLEIAMRHVQETARPLPADIPPQVRTVVERAMAKDPAARWPSAAALAGVARQLKVQLSQAARASGRANPVSPASPAPGRAQVPPPATARPPVAHRPPAAASPAPRPPVAPPRPPVVAATSAPRPPAAQPVRPHGAAAVPSAPTRPGYAPKPAPPPPPARRSRPGMVFLVILLAVLVLVCSGVISYNLRSSALPGEPGTPAPRTVTSGVLRLDGRDEPAGTSYRRQQLPRPGGDVTTTSEGRQTR encoded by the coding sequence ATGCTCAGCCCCGGGGTGAAGCTCGGCAACCGCTACCGGCTCGACGAGCGGATCGCCAGCGGCGGCATGGGCGACGTCTGGCGCGGCACCGACCAGGTGCTCGGCCGGACGGTCGCCGTGAAGAGCCTGCTCCCGGCCCTGCTCGACGACCCGGACTTCGCCGAGCGGTTCCGCGGCGAGGCGCGGACGATGGCCACCATCAACCACCCCGGGGTGGTCGACGTCTACGACTTCGGCAGCGACCAGCAGATCGCCTTCCTGGTGATGGAGTACGTGGAGGGCGATGCGCTCTCGGCGACCCTCAGCCGGGTCGGGCGGCTCACCCCGGCCCGGACGATGGCGCTGGTCGCCCAGGCCGCCGACGCGCTGCACGCCGCCCACGTCAAGGGCATCGTGCACCGCGACGTGAAGCCCGGGAACCTGCTCGTCCGGCCGAACGGCACCCTGGTGCTCACCGACTTCGGCATCGCCCGCTCCGACCTGGTCGCCCAGCTCACCGCCGCCGGGTCGGTGCTCGGCACCGCCTCGTACATCTCGCCGGAGCAGGCCATCGGCGGGGTCGCCACCCCCGCCTCGGACGTGTACGCGCTCGGCGTCGTCGCGTACCAGTGCCTCGCCGGCCGGCGGCCGTTCGAGGGCGACAACCCCCTCGAGATCGCCATGCGGCACGTCCAGGAGACGGCCCGGCCGCTTCCCGCCGACATCCCGCCGCAGGTGCGCACCGTGGTCGAGCGGGCCATGGCGAAGGACCCGGCGGCCCGCTGGCCGAGCGCGGCGGCGCTGGCCGGGGTGGCCCGCCAGTTGAAGGTCCAGCTCTCCCAGGCCGCCCGCGCGTCGGGCCGGGCGAACCCGGTCTCCCCGGCGTCGCCGGCCCCCGGCCGGGCCCAGGTGCCGCCGCCGGCGACGGCCCGGCCGCCGGTGGCCCACCGGCCGCCGGCGGCCGCGTCCCCGGCACCCCGCCCGCCGGTCGCACCGCCCCGCCCGCCGGTGGTGGCGGCCACGTCGGCGCCGAGACCGCCGGCCGCGCAGCCCGTCCGGCCGCACGGCGCGGCGGCGGTGCCGTCGGCGCCGACCCGACCGGGGTACGCTCCGAAGCCCGCTCCTCCGCCGCCGCCAGCGCGCCGGTCCCGGCCCGGGATGGTGTTCCTCGTCATCCTCCTGGCCGTACTGGTACTGGTCTGCTCCGGCGTGATTTCCTACAACCTGCGGTCGTCGGCGCTGCCCGGGGAACCCGGCACGCCGGCACCGCGGACGGTGACCTCCGGCGTGCTGCGGCTCGACGGACGCGACGAACCGGCTGGGACGTCGTACCGTCGACAGCAACTGCCGCGGCCGGGCGGCGACGTGACGACGACGAGCGAAGGACGACAGACGCGATGA